The Ramlibacter algicola genome segment CCGGGGTCGGCGCGCAGGGCGGGGATGCGGCCGCGACGGTGCGCGCCGGGTGGCGCGCCGATGCGCCGATCGTGGTCAATTCGTCGCGCGCGATCCTGTACGCGTCGTCGGGGGATGACTTCGCCGACGCGGCGCGGCGCGAGGCGATGAAGACGCGGGACGCGCTGAAGGCGGCGAAACGCTGATTGGTCGTCCCCGCGGAGGCGGGACCCCATCGCCTCCATCCAGGCTCTCAAGAAAGACGGAAGCGATGGATTCCCGCCTTCGCGGGAATGACGGAACCTACTTCTTCAGTGCTTCCTTCACCCGATCCGAATTCGTCGTCGTGCGCACGCCCTTGAGGTGTGCCTCGACATCGGACGGGTTGGCGCCGACGGCGCGCACGGCTTCCTTCAGTTCCTCGGGCGTGGCGTCCAGCTTGCGGGCCCACTGGTCGCAGGCAGCGGCGTCGTTCAGGTCGATGCGGTCGGTGGTCTCGGCCATGGGATGTCCTTTCCTTCCCGCCGACGCTACCGGGCGGCCTGCGCGCCGCGTGTAGGCGCGTGCCCTTTCAGCGGCGCGAGCGCGCCACCGC includes the following:
- a CDS encoding DUF3606 domain-containing protein, translated to MAETTDRIDLNDAAACDQWARKLDATPEELKEAVRAVGANPSDVEAHLKGVRTTTNSDRVKEALKK